TCCGAGGACATCTACTGATAGTACAGCTCGATGTTCATGCCGTCGTGTATTTCGTAGTCCGCCAACTTGATATTGTCCTTATAGATTGTGTACCACTTTTTCAGCACTATTTTGTCGTAGCGCGTTCCGGTCTGGGCGGCGATCAACTTTTTCAGGTCGCCAATCGTATCGTCTGGGTTGCACTTTACGCGCACCTTCTTGCCCAACCGATCGTTGCACGTAATTTCCAG
This genomic window from Anopheles maculipalpis chromosome 2RL, idAnoMacuDA_375_x, whole genome shotgun sequence contains:
- the LOC126568637 gene encoding ubiquitin-like protein 5, whose protein sequence is MLEITCNDRLGKKVRVKCNPDDTIGDLKKLIAAQTGTRYDKIVLKKWYTIYKDNIKLADYEIHDGMNIELYYQ